From Ancylobacter pratisalsi, one genomic window encodes:
- a CDS encoding response regulator, whose product MEASTHVLVVDDDQEIRRLLGRYLQGQGFRVSLANNGREAEERLASNRIDIVVLDLMLPDVSGLDLCRDLRGRSSVPIILLTALKEDVDRIIGLEVGADDYLGKPFNPRELLARIRAVLRRTAVREAPAAPARQSFRFAGFTAISATRLVHDPAGAEVALTGAEFDLLVAFLERPGRMLSRDQLLDITQGRSPGAFDRSIDVLVSRLRRKLGDAGQFKILKTLRNGGYQLAVPVELVDGPDGPAEVS is encoded by the coding sequence TTGGAAGCGAGTACGCATGTCCTTGTCGTCGACGACGATCAGGAAATCCGCCGGCTGCTGGGCCGCTATCTCCAGGGGCAGGGATTTCGCGTCAGCCTCGCCAACAACGGGCGCGAGGCCGAGGAGCGCCTGGCCTCGAACCGCATCGACATCGTGGTGCTGGATCTGATGCTGCCGGACGTTTCCGGGCTGGACCTGTGCCGGGATCTGCGCGGGCGTTCCAGCGTGCCGATCATCCTGCTCACGGCGCTGAAGGAGGATGTCGACCGCATCATCGGGCTGGAGGTCGGCGCCGACGACTATCTCGGCAAGCCGTTCAACCCGCGCGAGCTGCTGGCGCGCATCCGCGCCGTGCTGCGGCGGACGGCGGTGCGCGAGGCGCCGGCCGCGCCGGCCCGCCAGAGCTTTCGATTTGCCGGCTTCACCGCCATTTCCGCCACCCGCCTCGTCCATGACCCGGCCGGCGCGGAGGTGGCGCTGACCGGGGCCGAGTTCGACCTGCTGGTCGCCTTTCTGGAGCGTCCGGGGCGGATGCTCTCGCGCGATCAGCTGCTCGACATCACCCAAGGCCGCAGCCCGGGTGCCTTCGACCGCTCGATCGACGTGCTGGTGAGCCGGCTGAGGCGAAAGCTCGGGGATGCCGGACAGTTCAAGATACTGAAGACGCTGCGCAACGGGGGCTACCAGCTCGCGGTGCCGGTGGAACTCGTGGACGGGCCCGACGGGCCGGCGGAGGTGTCGTGA